The bacterium genome includes a window with the following:
- a CDS encoding carbohydrate ABC transporter permease has protein sequence MENGPVVFEKTKAPPASRGLFSHQDRKKASVRLMILLGTLLLVAGAVVVMLPVLWMVLGAFKTPAEIYSTPQTYLPAQFGLDNFLQAFKLVAFDRYFLNSFFICVCVVVGQLLVCSMAAYALTKLRVPFASGIFLLFMTSLMVPVEVLVIPLYLIMKYFPFGPGVHHVNLINTYWALILPGLFSAFSIIVLKDFYDSIPNEILYAARIDGCGETRVFIRFILPMTGPIMAILAIFSFVTTWNSFFWPLIVLNNPDYYPLVLGVQKLIDTGEPWNVVMAALTLATIPSVILLLFFQRTIIRGIAYTGIYG, from the coding sequence ATGGAGAACGGTCCGGTCGTTTTCGAAAAAACCAAGGCGCCCCCGGCCAGCCGGGGACTCTTTTCCCACCAGGACAGGAAGAAGGCCTCGGTGAGATTGATGATCCTGCTCGGGACCTTGTTGCTGGTCGCCGGGGCGGTGGTGGTCATGTTGCCGGTCCTCTGGATGGTGCTGGGGGCCTTCAAAACCCCGGCGGAGATCTATTCCACGCCGCAGACTTACCTGCCGGCCCAATTCGGATTGGACAACTTCCTCCAGGCCTTCAAACTGGTGGCCTTCGACCGTTATTTCCTCAACAGTTTCTTCATCTGCGTCTGCGTGGTGGTGGGCCAACTGCTGGTCTGCTCCATGGCCGCCTATGCGCTGACCAAGCTGCGGGTCCCCTTCGCCAGCGGCATCTTCCTGCTCTTCATGACGAGCCTCATGGTACCGGTCGAGGTCCTGGTCATCCCCCTTTACCTGATCATGAAATATTTCCCGTTCGGCCCGGGGGTCCATCACGTGAACCTCATCAACACCTATTGGGCCTTGATCCTGCCCGGCCTTTTCAGCGCCTTCAGCATCATCGTGCTGAAGGATTTCTACGACTCCATCCCCAATGAGATCCTCTACGCCGCCCGCATCGACGGTTGCGGCGAGACCCGCGTCTTCATCCGTTTCATCCTTCCCATGACCGGGCCCATCATGGCCATCCTGGCGATCTTTTCCTTTGTGACGACATGGAACAGCTTCTTCTGGCCCTTGATCGTCCTGAACAACCCCGATTACTATCCCCTGGTCCTGGGGGTGCAAAAGTTGATCGACACCGGGGAGCCTTGGAACGTGGTCATGGCGGCCTTGACCCTGGCCACCATTCCTTCGGTCATCCTGCTGCTCTTCTTCCAGCGCACCATCATCCGGGGCATCGCCTATACCGGGATCTATGGCTGA
- the yqeK gene encoding bis(5'-nucleosyl)-tetraphosphatase (symmetrical) YqeK, translating into MAEAAPGPQVVRWVKARVGPGRFRHIQGVARTAARLARRSGLSVPKALWAAWLHDSAKEMDRTLLLRWVGKSRGRMDPGEEGIPALWHPHAGVGLAREIWGIRDREILEAIRCHTLGSPGMAPVAQVIFVADFIEPGRHFPGVDRARAAAHRGLAGAVTLKCRMTIGHLMGNGRVVHPRLLETYNFFIGSGT; encoded by the coding sequence ATGGCTGAGGCCGCCCCGGGACCCCAGGTGGTCCGCTGGGTGAAGGCGCGGGTCGGCCCCGGCCGGTTCCGCCATATCCAGGGCGTCGCCCGGACCGCAGCCCGCTTGGCCCGCCGTTCGGGTCTTTCGGTCCCCAAGGCCCTTTGGGCGGCTTGGCTCCATGACAGCGCCAAGGAAATGGACCGCACCCTCCTGCTCCGCTGGGTGGGGAAGAGCCGGGGAAGAATGGATCCCGGGGAGGAAGGGATCCCGGCCCTCTGGCACCCCCATGCGGGAGTGGGGTTGGCCCGGGAGATCTGGGGGATCCGTGACCGGGAGATCCTGGAGGCCATCCGTTGCCATACCCTCGGGAGTCCCGGCATGGCGCCGGTGGCCCAGGTGATCTTCGTGGCGGATTTCATCGAACCCGGACGGCATTTTCCGGGCGTGGACCGGGCGCGGGCCGCGGCTCACCGGGGGTTGGCGGGCGCAGTGACGCTGAAATGCAGGATGACCATCGGGCATTTGATGGGGAATGGCAGGGTCGTCCATCCCCGGTTGCTGGAGACCTATAACTTCTTCATCGGGAGTGGAACGTGA
- a CDS encoding LytR C-terminal domain-containing protein, with product MRAKIWGYLIGAAVLAGCFLAFRSQAPLVFFVLRDAEIPEAFRVQVPLGPGRPQVDPVQLDAGQKKTAMEVLKSGDAERLEGFAKGLGRFHAVIGLPAVEDAWPAFWEKGLRGHGPDDEFDDLTWADRSYLATGPRPAPPAPGMVPPSDQASAPASKPTPTVGTTAPAPSLLLVEIQNGCGITGAADWVARRLKGVHAQVVGTGNADNFRYPRTLLRTNLSSSPALEEVLDRLGLDASRVEGLATPIPGVDAVIVVGKDFPKLKEKWRERDRHGKK from the coding sequence GTGAGAGCGAAGATCTGGGGCTATCTCATCGGGGCGGCCGTCCTGGCCGGGTGTTTCCTCGCCTTCCGGTCCCAGGCACCCCTTGTTTTTTTTGTCCTGCGTGACGCCGAGATACCGGAAGCCTTCCGGGTCCAGGTCCCCTTGGGGCCCGGACGGCCGCAGGTCGATCCGGTGCAACTGGATGCCGGCCAAAAAAAGACCGCGATGGAAGTCCTCAAGAGCGGCGATGCGGAACGATTGGAGGGTTTTGCGAAGGGTCTGGGCCGCTTCCATGCCGTTATTGGCCTTCCCGCGGTCGAGGATGCCTGGCCCGCCTTCTGGGAGAAGGGACTCCGGGGGCATGGGCCGGACGACGAATTCGATGACCTGACCTGGGCGGACCGTTCCTACCTGGCCACCGGTCCCCGACCCGCGCCCCCGGCCCCGGGCATGGTCCCGCCGTCCGATCAGGCTTCCGCGCCGGCGTCCAAGCCGACGCCGACCGTGGGGACGACGGCTCCAGCACCTTCCCTTCTGCTTGTGGAAATCCAAAATGGTTGTGGTATAACGGGTGCCGCCGATTGGGTGGCCCGCCGATTGAAGGGTGTCCATGCCCAAGTGGTCGGGACCGGGAACGCCGACAATTTCCGCTATCCCCGGACCCTTTTACGGACGAACCTTTCCAGTTCCCCGGCCCTGGAGGAGGTCCTGGACCGCCTGGGGCTGGACGCTTCCCGGGTGGAGGGGTTGGCGACGCCCATCCCCGGCGTGGATGCGGTCATCGTGGTGGGGAAGGACTTCCCGAAATTGAAGGAGAAGTGGCGTGAGCGAGATCGTCACGGAAAGAAATAA
- the argS gene encoding arginine--tRNA ligase, with translation MNQDIFGIQNSLTASLQKGLQALGQEALPITLEKPKDAGHGDLSTPLAMSLAKKLRQNPLVIAKDLLARTEWDPSLIEKAEVAPPGYLNLWLKPSALQSRLAALIQEGDRYGSNQELKDWHLLLEFVSANPTGPLNVVNARAAVLGDAIRKLVQASGGRIATEYYINDAGNQARLFGESLAAALSRAQGTHQEAPEGGYQGAYMDDLARMALGQFPASDPKLHDPQFLGEWGMDRMVDGQRASLERYGVQFDRWFSERRGLHDTGLVQRAFQKLKSMGLTYEKDGAVWIKATEFGGPKDEVLIKSNGIPAYIVADIAYHLDKLGRGFDRVVNIMGPDHHGHILSMKATHQALGFAPDRFEVLVAQQVSLLSGGEKVKMSKREGKFVTMEELLDQVGRDAARFFFLMRGANTHLDFDIEVAKKQTEENPVFYIQYAHARICSLIRKGADRGRRPATEPAQFALLVEPEEKLLMRELLEFPKWVADSARAYEPHRIIIYLQTLAADFHLYYSKHRVLDSEENLSSARLGLARGVSRVIHNALSLLGVSAPEQM, from the coding sequence TTGAACCAGGACATCTTCGGCATCCAAAATTCGCTGACCGCTTCCCTCCAAAAGGGCCTCCAGGCCCTGGGACAGGAAGCCTTGCCCATCACGTTGGAAAAGCCCAAGGACGCGGGCCACGGGGATCTTTCCACCCCATTGGCCATGTCGTTGGCCAAGAAACTCCGCCAAAACCCGCTCGTCATCGCCAAGGACCTGCTCGCAAGGACCGAATGGGACCCTTCGCTCATTGAAAAGGCGGAAGTGGCCCCCCCGGGTTACCTGAACCTCTGGCTGAAGCCCTCGGCCCTTCAGTCCCGGCTGGCGGCCTTGATCCAGGAGGGGGACCGATATGGGTCCAACCAAGAGCTCAAGGACTGGCACCTTTTACTGGAATTCGTATCGGCGAACCCGACCGGGCCCTTGAACGTGGTCAATGCCCGGGCGGCGGTCCTGGGGGATGCCATCCGGAAGTTGGTCCAGGCTTCGGGCGGCAGGATTGCCACCGAATACTACATCAACGACGCGGGCAATCAGGCCCGCCTTTTCGGGGAGTCCCTGGCCGCTGCCCTGAGCCGCGCCCAAGGAACCCATCAAGAGGCCCCGGAGGGGGGTTATCAAGGCGCCTATATGGACGACCTGGCCCGGATGGCGCTGGGCCAATTTCCCGCTTCCGATCCAAAGCTTCACGATCCCCAATTCCTGGGGGAATGGGGCATGGACCGGATGGTGGACGGACAAAGGGCTTCCCTGGAGCGCTATGGGGTCCAGTTCGACCGTTGGTTCTCCGAGCGGCGTGGGTTGCACGATACGGGCCTGGTCCAAAGGGCCTTCCAGAAATTGAAGTCCATGGGGCTGACCTATGAGAAGGACGGGGCGGTCTGGATCAAGGCCACCGAGTTCGGGGGCCCCAAGGATGAGGTGCTCATCAAGAGCAATGGGATCCCGGCCTATATCGTGGCGGACATCGCTTATCACCTGGATAAATTGGGCCGTGGCTTCGACCGGGTGGTCAACATCATGGGCCCGGACCACCATGGCCATATCCTCAGTATGAAGGCCACCCATCAAGCCCTCGGGTTCGCTCCCGATCGTTTCGAGGTTTTGGTGGCCCAACAGGTGAGCCTCCTCTCCGGCGGGGAAAAGGTGAAGATGTCCAAGCGGGAAGGGAAGTTCGTGACCATGGAGGAACTTCTCGACCAGGTCGGACGGGACGCGGCCAGGTTCTTCTTCCTGATGCGGGGCGCCAATACCCATTTGGACTTCGACATCGAAGTGGCCAAAAAGCAGACCGAAGAAAATCCGGTCTTCTACATCCAATATGCCCATGCCCGCATCTGCAGCCTAATCCGCAAGGGCGCGGATCGGGGAAGGCGCCCGGCGACGGAACCGGCCCAGTTCGCCCTTTTGGTGGAGCCTGAGGAAAAACTCCTCATGCGGGAGCTCCTGGAGTTCCCCAAGTGGGTCGCGGACAGTGCCCGGGCCTATGAACCACACCGGATCATCATCTACCTGCAGACCCTGGCGGCGGATTTCCACCTGTATTACAGTAAACACCGTGTCTTGGACAGCGAGGAAAACCTTTCCTCGGCCCGCCTGGGACTTGCGCGGGGGGTGAGCCGGGTGATCCACAACGCCCTTTCACTCTTGGGGGTCTCGGCGCCGGAACAAATGTAA
- a CDS encoding tetratricopeptide repeat protein produces MKNLYLVAFMTLLLGGCHQAPSPATQLEAAPLERIKESLRQGRYDEALALEKDASGQLAAGPAKNEALFLQTYTQMVGRGDLGGARVPLRPLVATFPSGFLSVEGQKALADCHFWQGHYQTSAKEYRKLLTASGTGRWESYALFQIGLCLLLEDKVTEALDCFQNVVDRFPKDPMADAAQFSIVNSYLKLQDLKNAKTQLHHLITASQDPFLKTQAQESLQQIVEKETFEREKSVTP; encoded by the coding sequence ATGAAGAACCTTTATTTAGTCGCTTTCATGACGCTGCTCCTGGGGGGGTGCCATCAGGCCCCTTCGCCCGCAACCCAGTTGGAAGCTGCCCCGCTCGAAAGGATCAAGGAGTCCCTGCGCCAAGGCCGTTACGACGAAGCTTTGGCTTTGGAAAAAGACGCGTCGGGGCAATTGGCGGCGGGCCCTGCCAAGAACGAGGCCCTTTTCTTGCAGACCTACACCCAGATGGTCGGGAGAGGTGATCTGGGAGGGGCCCGGGTCCCCTTGCGCCCGTTGGTCGCGACCTTCCCATCCGGCTTCCTTTCGGTCGAAGGCCAAAAGGCCTTGGCGGATTGCCACTTCTGGCAGGGCCATTACCAGACCAGCGCGAAGGAATACCGGAAGCTCCTGACCGCATCCGGGACAGGACGATGGGAATCCTATGCGCTCTTCCAGATCGGGCTCTGTCTTCTTTTGGAGGACAAGGTCACGGAAGCTTTGGATTGCTTTCAGAACGTGGTCGACCGATTCCCCAAGGATCCCATGGCGGATGCGGCCCAGTTCTCGATCGTGAATTCTTACTTGAAACTGCAGGACCTGAAGAACGCCAAGACCCAATTGCACCATTTGATCACAGCATCCCAGGACCCGTTCCTCAAGACCCAGGCCCAGGAATCGCTCCAGCAGATCGTGGAAAAAGAAACTTTTGAGCGGGAAAAGAGCGTTACCCCATGA